The Scleropages formosus chromosome 21, fSclFor1.1, whole genome shotgun sequence DNA segment GCAGACCAGGACGCGTTTTGGTCGCTTGTTCTTTTAAATTTTGCGGCCATTCTGATGGTGCTCTGCGGTTCTGTTATATAAAAGAAGTAATTAGTAATACTGGCAAGAGAAATCTGTGCAGTCGATGCAGTCAGCTACTGTATGCAGTAGTTAGTCTCTAAAATGGGTGTGTATCTTCGCGGGTTGTGAATTTTAGAATATGGATGCTGCTGGGGGTATAGTGTTATTGGAttatatatattctatataatattatacagtatattataatataGGTGATCAGCACATATTGTATGAGACCATGTACAGAATAGCCTGATGCAAACCAGCCACAATGTTATGAAGATGCACTTACATTATGTcgatataaaaaaagaaacactgctgTTCGTGATATTTTGTCTCTTTAATCTCATCTGTTCTCTTGTGCTTTAATCAAACCATTTTTTAACAATCCAGCCCCATTAGTAAAACTATAAATATGAAAGCATGTTCAAATACTTGCCCTGCACAGATGGTTCGGTTATTTAATTTAGGCATATTTTCTATCCACAGCAAGAACCTTTGAATGTGGGAAGCTGGAATTCACAGAGGGAAACCAAGCATGGGCTGATAAATATAGTCAGAACAAACAAGAACAGTGAGACGAAACAAGAAAACATGCAGAACGCTATCGTTTCACTGTGGATCTACGAGGTTTACGGCAGAGCTTACCGGTTCACGTCAGCAAGCTGCGAACCCACCTTTCTCACATTCAGATTGGTTCAAGTGGGAGACGGCAATTCGCTTTCAACGCcgcagcacatttacatttatttatttagcggacacttttctccaaagtgacttccaatgaactctatgtagtgttatgaacccatataccttattcaccgcggtgacttcattgctagatacattacttacactgggtcactcttccatacatcagtggaacacactccctctgctactcacacactagggggaaacctgaacagcatgtctttggagtgtgggaggaaaccagagcacccagaagaaacccacacagacataggaaaaacatgcaaactccacacggactgttGTGGATCGAACCCGtctcctctcacgccaccctgccgctgtgagacagcagcgctactctctgtgccaccgtgccacccgttCATTTAACCGCAATGTGTCTGaggtttggggggtgtggtggcgcggtggatTTGCCCAGCGctttgctgtgtggcaggtctggggtttgagtcttgcttggggagtgcagcagctctgtgtttctccctgaGTTTGCCTCCCCTGACATGCAGAGGatggacctggcaacccacctccgttcctcccttgacttgcctcgGAAACCACTTGTCGCGGTCGCCATGGGTCGGGTTCGACTCGGCACCCTGCACGCGTGCGTCCGAGGTTTAGGAAGGTCTCCGAAAGAGCGGGTGCAAAGATGTGCGTCTCCGCTCTCTGCGTTGCTTTATCATCCCACCCAAATAGTTTCTGGAATGAACAAAGCAAGACAACCGgagcacagaaaaacaagatGAGGATCATAGGTCTTGTTTTGCAACTTTAATTATCGTTATTAACCTGACATCTTCGGCAGCGTATTCTTCCTGTGCTAATTCTGGGTAAAGACATTAGTGAAGGAATGGGGTTTGATCTGGGGATGGTGAAATCGCAAGGCGACAGCCCTTCTCAGGATGCTACCTACTGCCCCGATGTGTCTAATTAATGCATCTGGTCATATTCTTCATGGTCCGCAACGTGGACGTGTTCAGCCGAACACATTTTTGCTTGCCGTGTAATatcagttctgttttgttttggattGCGGGTATTTCAAACGGGACATTATGGCAGTTAAAGCTAATAAATACGTCCAATAACCCGGCGCGTGCAATCGATCATGAAAGATGTTTAGGAAGAGCATAATATTCACAGAGACAAGTGTGACCCGTGTGCATATGGAGAGGAATTTGCCTTTTTTGCACGGTGGTGTAAAGTGTTTGAAGATTCATTTGgaaaacttttcatttaatttttcttctttggatTAAACGGCGACGCTTCATCGGTCCTTTTCACGGTGGATTTACCGTAGCTTAATCCACAGGACTGTAATATATAAGgctaaatgtatatatgtgaggtaggaaggagaaggagaagaaagcagCAACAGCTTTTATGAAAGCAAtaaagagaggagaaaaaatgtttccgATGCACTTCTCAGCCACCAGCTTGCCAAAAAATACCCATACCCATCTATCCAAGACtaatgttataaaaatattaaatattcatatatatggTGCATGTGCAGATACCGAAGCAGCTCATCGTGTTTTTTCTCtctaggggaaaaaaagttgttaataataataataataataataataataataataataatttctggaCTGATTCCAGTTCTTTTAACCCACcaaaaaaatactaaatcaTTATCATCGTTGGTAGTActtttaaatgtgatatttgttGGCTGTTTAAGGAGTGTGCATGTAGTTGGGGTCATTTTTACGGAATGTCGAAGCTCCAAACAGAGCTACGAGTGAGCGAGGACCGTTCCGAGGGAAACGACCTAACGTGTGAAAAGTACAGCACGGACTTCTGCGACACTTTGCATGGTAAAGTAGTTATGGTAAAGAACCTTGTTTCCTTTTCCAGCACGATTTTCAACACCGGTGTTACAAGATTATGAGCGGGTTTCTTTTTCTAATTCGGATTTTTGCCAATACtcttttaagcttttttttttttttttttggaacttcCGTTGGGCCCGCTATGAATCCAGAACAAACACAAGCACCGAAATCAATGGGAATAGCGAAGCGCACATGGGAACACAACTCGGTGTTTCATGTAAACGCGGGCTGAGACGGGTCTGTACTCACCGCTGTCCGTTCCTGTCTCTTCATCAGCTGGGATTAGTTACCCATCTCATCGggcacctctttttttttcctataattGGAGACTTTTCACCCCAGATCTTACCCTTACAGTCCAAAATGTTTGAATGACTGGGAATGGAGTCCTTATACTGCCTTTGAAGCCCTGTTACTCATGTAATACCCCATAGCAAGGGTAAAGAGTACCCTTTAGAAAtccctccagtaaaaattaccctacgtTATACAAACCTTACATTGCAAGATGCCTTGGACAGACATCTAAATAACGGTTAACGCATCACTAGTGACTATGTTGTCTGCATCTGAAGCTTATGCAAAGAGATTTTTAAGAAGTTTATGAATTTAAGATGTTACATCTATAGTTTTTGTTGCAAAACCCCACCATCTCAGTGACATAGGCATCTTTTAAGTGgcgaaatttttaaaaaaaaaagaaaattgaaaaaaatcagatgcAAATTCTTCAGATTCGGTGCTTTATTTGCGTTGCGTGGAGGTTCTCAGCTACGCCGTATTAAAATTTTCAGGTTCAGGCTAAGATTTAGAAGCCGTTGTTGATTCGGATAAACTGTGCTCCCAAAAGCCCCATCGTTAAGAGCAACAGATTAAGATCCTACAGGCCCCTCCTCTCCTTTCGACAAAATCAGTGCATTcggagaaaaagagacagagaaacgattttgccatttttttttgtgatgtatttgaaatataaacctgaagataaagaaaaactgacaaTGTTTTTAGCTTCAAAATAACTAGACCTGCATGTGGTAAAGAAACGAGTTCTTTTGATTAGTACAGTATATACCTAGATACGGTTTAGActacctttttttatttgtggttcCTTGCAAGCTAAAGCCATTGacggttgtcatggcaacaaatCATCCAGTAAAAACTTCATGCTTGTGCTAAGCTAAGGATCCACCTACAGAGCTTGAAAAGGCACATAATTACTATTTGACTTCACCGACGTTTCTGCCAAAATCGCATTAAGTCGAGTACGTGGCCGTAGCTATTTAATCACGTTCGCTGTGGAAACTGGACattatctatttaaaaaaaaaaatccgttaTATAGattacctgaaaaaaaaaaaaaaaaaaaaaaaaaaaaaaaaaaaaaaaaaaactacatcaCAATATCGCCACATCAGGTGGCAATTTTTCACAACATACTGCTGAAGTAACACTTCTGTCCAACGCCGTGCGCTGACTGTTATGACACCGTACAGCAGCCCAGCACTGAAGTCCCAGTTAACATCTGTTCCCTGGTTATGTGAGTGTGACTAAAATGCAGGAAATGCAAGTCATCGTTCTGAGGTTCACACTGAGCCATTTTAATTTCCAGGCGAGGATCTGTCATTGATCCATTGATTTTTCAGTTAATACTAATATTACATAGGGTCAAATGGCACAGCTGAGAAACATGAGAAGTATACCATTTAacatgtgtgtctttttttttttttcacaacttTTTAGAAGACTAGTgtttgaggaaaagaaaaaaaaaaaaaaaaaagcatttaattctAAAACTCTTGTCCCTGGTGGTGACACTGTGATATATAGGCCTGCCTATCTGATAGATTATCATGTCAGTCTGTGCATGACGGTGATTCATCAGATTGGTGATATTTTTTCTGCGTGGCAAGTAAATATTGTTTCGGTATTTTAGCTGTATTTGTAATTAGACGGGGAAGGGTCATCACTGCGGGCAAACATTGTCTCTAGGCTGGATCACATATGAGGAAATGTAACGAAACGCAACGACGATGTTGTTCGATCGGTGTGTTTTCCGTCACATTCACACACGCCGAGATTTACCATCGGCTTTACCAAAGCAGCATTATTCTGAAGCCGTTGACCTTACGTATATTAATCTGATGACACGGTTGGATGGTGTCAGTATGCAGCAAGGACACGTATTGTTGAGACGAGCACTGAACGCGTAGCGTTTTAATCGCTGGTTACAATACGGAGTAAATAGTCCATTGTTGCTTTTAGTGACATCCCTTGTTTATTGGCTCATAAAACTGTTAAGTGTGACCCCCCCCTACTTCCCCCACCCTCCTTGGGAGGGAAATGTTTGTCTTTAGTTACAGGCGCTAACCGTGACATTTAAAAAGCCGTCCCATTAGGTAATTTCAGGGAGATTAAATTAATCGTGGAGAAAAGTCaacatttgtttcttcattGCCAAATGTACTCGACCCCGGGGTTTTTCGCGCCGCGTCCGCGAACGTGAGCGGGAACCGCCCTCTCCGTTTGCCTTTCCTCCAATCTGACCGCCTAACGTTCGACGCAGCGCTTGCGGCCGAGCCTTCGCGACGAGACTCGGTCGTTTCGATTACGCGGCGAAACCACTAGCAGAGCATTCGACTAAGCGATCCCTGAGACAAGGCTGAATagaacatttaatgaaaacGCAGAAACAACACATTCctttttagattaaaaaaagttgtatttgaTCATAAAAGTGGTACATCATTATCACTGTTATGGTCTAGTCTACGAGATTTTCTCCATTATAAACATCACATGTGGCATCTCTAACTTGCCTATGTATGTAATACAGCACAGAAGGTATTGCTTGGGACCACAAGGATAGTTCCACTACTCTTTACATATGTAACAGCCAATAACAGAGACAACACTCTCCTCTTTATTTCGTTTGTATTGGAGAAGGGCCCATATCCACCAATATGGCGCTGTGTATTGAACTGATGATCCCTGTGACGCTCGCCGATACGCTTGCTGCAAACCACCTCAGCACAGATACTGGCCGCCGTGGACCCGCCGGACGCACTTTGCGCCGTTCCAGAATGTCTGTATCGAGGCAAGCGATGCATCAGTCACTTGTTCCCTGTGCTTCGTCCTGTTGCCTTACCCCTTCTCTTTCCACAGAAATCCACCGACACAAGAGAAAGTTACGTCTTACAAGGAGTTGCTGGATACGTCCAAAACCGTCGTTTTCACTTGAGCCGCACTGGGCGTTCCCCTACCGGTCACCCAGAACTTTAAGAGGGGGGACGGCAGTCCAGCCACGGGACTCAGCGAGGCCAGCGACTCAGACTTCCGTAACTCTCCAAACGCGCGATGCTTCCTCAGCGAGACGTAAACGAGCGAACAGGTGACGGACGCGGCAGCCAGAAGGACGGCAAACACTGCGATCGCAACCACATCCCGCTGCTTTGTGTTGCTTGCCGCTAGCTCTAATGCCTTTGTGGTGACATTAATACATTTCCCGCTCTGCTTACGGTGAGCGCTAGgaatgttcacacacacttgGTACTGGGTGGACGACTCTAAATGTGTCAAATTATACACCTTTACATCGGACGGGACCCTTGCGGCGAACACTGGTGCGGGTTTTTCTCGACTTCCAGTTGCGGACCACTTAATGTTTGCTGATAGACTGCTGAAAGAAGCCTTCCAGGACAGAACGACAGAGTTCGGCAGCACCGCCTCAACGTTTATGATCAGAGACACATTTGCAGGCTGTGGAAAGTAGCCATCGACCTCCAGAGAGACCGATTTGAGGTCTGCGCCAACAAGATTATGCGCCACGCAGGTGTACAATCCAGCCTCGTGCTCTGTGATGTCGTAGAGATCCAACGTGCCTTCCGGGTGCATGTGGAACTTCTTGGAGATGCTGTTCGGTAGGATACGGTCACCCGAAGGTGTGACCCAGTAGATGTCGGGCTCCGGCTCCGCAAACGCCCGGCAGTGCAGGGAAAGCGAGCTCCCATTCTGAACGCGGACCAGCGTCGGAAGGCTCTCGGGCGAGATTAGCGGTAGACAGATCTCCGTCATCTCCCGAGCGTGAACCTGCCGTACTCGCCTGCCCTCCAGTTCGGGCGGTTCCACGCAAAACAGGGAGTCGGGCTCCATGAAGCGGACGCCGGTCTTGTTCATGTTCATCCAGCGGATCACGCAATCGCAGCGGATGGGGTTGCTGTGCATGCTCACCTCACGGAGACTGGGCAGGGACTCCACCGTGATGCGATGCAAGGCGCTCAGGGCGTTGCCGTTCACCATTAGCGTCTCCAGACGAGGCAGCTTGTAGAAGGCATTGGGGTGGATGTAGGACAGCTTGGGGTTGTTCGTCGCCTCTATTTTGGTCAGTTCGGGCAGGTTGCTCAAGGCAAAACTGTCGATGGACACCAGTTCAGGCATGCTGTTTATTCCTAACTCTTTCAAATGGAGCAGGTCCACAAAATCCCCCCTTTGTATCCTCTGAATTGGGTTCTTGTTGAGGTCCAAAAACTTGAGACTAAGCAGCTTCTTCAGGGCGACATGTGGCACTTTAACAAACGTGTTGTCATAAAAGGAGATGCTTTCCAGCCGCTCAAGGCCGACCAGCGCATCATCAGGTATTTCAGTCAGGTTCATTCTGGCCAGGACCAGACTGCGAAGATTGGAGAGTGGCCTGAAATTCAGGTCTTCGATTCTGACGACCGGGTTCTCTCCAATCATCAGGATCTCGAGCCGTGGCGTGGCTTCGAACCACCGGCTGCTGATAGCTTTCAACCGGTTGGAATTGAGATGGAGCCTCAGCAGGTTTTCCAGCCCCATAAATGCCCCTGGTGCAATGAAGGAGATCAGATTGTGGTTGATGTACAGTTCCTGGAGATTAGCCAGTTCAGCGAGGCAGCCATTGGGTAAGGTCTGGACCCAGTTCTCCTCCATGTGCAGTGACAAAAGGCTCTGCAGATGCCCGAGGTTTATATCGTCCATGGAGGAGAGATTGTTCTGAGAAACATCTATCTCACTGATATTGGCCAGGTAATCTAAGGGACTCCCGATCTTGGCAATATTGTTAGTCTGTAACAGTAACACCTGGGTGTTGGCAGGTAATCTTTCTGGTAGAAGAAAGAGTCCAAGATCATTACAGTCAACAGTTGGGAGTTCAGTGTAAACAGAGCTTGGGGAGAACCAGGGtctgatttcacacacacatgacTGAGGGCAACTGTCTTTTTCCTCCACGGCAAGAATACGAGCAGTCATCGCAAGCCCGACAGTAAAATGAACCATGAGTAACATATCCTTCATGTTGGCCCGTTTCCCCCAGCTTGTAATTCAACTGTACAAAGTCAGCGTTTAGCAGTATTCACGGTACATACGGAAGATTGTTACCAGGACGAAACCATAAGGATTTCCTGCTGATAGCCGTATCACTCGGTGTGGCTAGACACGGTGCTGCCGTCCTTGGCGAAAGGAAGAGACTCCTTAACCCCCTCACGTGAGGTTGTCATGCACGCTAAACACGAGAAGGTGAGAACAACCTTCGGGGAGCAGAGGTACCGGCAGCATGGGTGGGCTGAGTGTGGAAGGACGTCTTCGGGGGATGTATTACATTGGCTTCTGTCTTCTGTCTACTCTCCATCTGTGAggagataaaaagaaataaaggaaatgaaagcatCTGTTTTATGACAAAATGAACATCATATTGGCTATGGTTATATTCAGGAAGTGGGATGTGATGTTGATGAAGTGCAAGACATTATAACCTCATATTTTCCTTTAGGGTTGGGGATTGCATTACTGTGTTCAAACTCAAACTATCAAGTACCTTTATTAAATTATCAAGACTCTCCACATGAAAAGCATATTCTACTATACggtacacaaaataaattaaacttttattgcagtacaaaaataaaatcccaTTTTACATATGAGGTTTTATATAATGAAGCTGAGGTGATATTTAAAAGGTATTATTATGATAACCCATAATCAgttacattttaagaaaaaaataaattcttgaCAAGCTTTGAGCTGCTGATATTATAGAGTAATTTTAATGGTGCTTTAGAGCTGTATCACTGTAGTGTGCATGAAGGAT contains these protein-coding regions:
- the LOC108920727 gene encoding leucine-rich repeat neuronal protein 3-like, which produces MKDMLLMVHFTVGLAMTARILAVEEKDSCPQSCVCEIRPWFSPSSVYTELPTVDCNDLGLFLLPERLPANTQVLLLQTNNIAKIGSPLDYLANISEIDVSQNNLSSMDDINLGHLQSLLSLHMEENWVQTLPNGCLAELANLQELYINHNLISFIAPGAFMGLENLLRLHLNSNRLKAISSRWFEATPRLEILMIGENPVVRIEDLNFRPLSNLRSLVLARMNLTEIPDDALVGLERLESISFYDNTFVKVPHVALKKLLSLKFLDLNKNPIQRIQRGDFVDLLHLKELGINSMPELVSIDSFALSNLPELTKIEATNNPKLSYIHPNAFYKLPRLETLMVNGNALSALHRITVESLPSLREVSMHSNPIRCDCVIRWMNMNKTGVRFMEPDSLFCVEPPELEGRRVRQVHAREMTEICLPLISPESLPTLVRVQNGSSLSLHCRAFAEPEPDIYWVTPSGDRILPNSISKKFHMHPEGTLDLYDITEHEAGLYTCVAHNLVGADLKSVSLEVDGYFPQPANVSLIINVEAVLPNSVVLSWKASFSSLSANIKWSATGSREKPAPVFAARVPSDVKVYNLTHLESSTQYQVCVNIPSAHRKQSGKCINVTTKALELAASNTKQRDVVAIAVFAVLLAAASVTCSLVYVSLRKHRAFGELRKSESLASLSPVAGLPSPLLKFWVTGRGTPSAAQVKTTVLDVSSNSL